The genome window AGAATTATATGGTTTAGAAACTGAATATGATTTATCGAGAAATTTAGGTTTTGCAACAAAAAACATTACGCCATTAGACAACAAAGGAAGTCAACAATGGCCAAAAACTGGTGATAATGCTGATATCGTTTTGATTGATGCAAGTTGCTCTGCTGAAGCGGTTGCAAGAATGTCGCCTGTTTTAGCTTTAGCGCACAAAGGAAATTTAGTTTGGAAGAATTAATCAGAAAGAAACAATCGTTATATTTTACTATATTAGTACATTGTTTAAAATTAATGCGATTAAGATGAAGTTTACTTTTATAATTTTTATTTTACTACTATCAATAAATAATTACGGACAACAAACTATTTCGAAAAGTGAGGTTATAGATGCTAAGATAGAATTGTATGAAAATAAAATTGATTCTAAGCTAAGAGAACTTGATTTGAAAGAAGATAATTTAGAATTAAGCAAACAAAATGTCGCTGATATTATCAATTTTCATAAAGAAGGAATGGAGGAATTTCATCGAACTTTGAATTATTTATTGGTTGTGATGGGAATTATTGTTTCGGTTGTCATCGCTGCTGCAGGTTATTATCTAGAACGTTTTAACAAGAGAAAATCATTAGAACTCAAAAAAGATATTGATGCCTTGAAACAATCGATGGAAGAAAGTCTTGAAAAAATTAAGAAAGAATCTGAAATAGAATTAAATCTAATTCGTGCAGAAGCCAAACGTCAAATGAATCATTTCAAAAATGATTAAGCAAAAAAACAGACTAAATAATCAAATATTCAAAACTGAGTTAGATACAATATCTAACTCAGTTTTTTATTTTTTCTAAATCATTTCTAATAATAATCAATCATAGATAGCAAATTGAGTTAAAATTGATTGCGATTTTAGTAAATTTAAATACTTTTCGTTAGATTCGTCTGTCAAAGATTTATTATTTTTGCCTCAATTATACTCAACCTTAAAATGGCTATAAAAAACACGCAGGAAGCACCAAAAACTCCTAAAAAACAAATCGTCAAAACAATTATAGGTATACTGTTTTTAGTAATCGGTTTATTACTATTAGCTTCGTTTATCTCTTATTTTTTTAATGGTTTTATGGATCAGAGTCAAATCTCTGATTTATTAGACAAAAGTCAAACCGCCGAAAATATCTTCGGGAAGTTTGGCGCATTATTAGGCGAAACATTCATTTTGCAAGGAATTGGAATCGTTTCATTTTTTGTCCCAGTTTTCTTTATTCTTTTAGGAATTAAAGTAGCTACAAATTGGAAAAAAATTAAACCTTTCACAACGCTTTATCAAAGCATTTTCTTCATGATTTGGTTGCCAATATTTTTTGGTTGCATTTTACCAACTCAACACATGCTTTCTGGCGTAATGGGATTTGAAATTAATGATTTCCTAAATAGCTTTATTGGTAAATGGGGTGTGATTTTATTGCTTTTCGTTAGTTTATTGATTTATTGTGTGATTCATTTCCGAATGACGTATCAATCAATCCAAGAAAAAATGGAAGAACGTGCGAAACAAAAAGAAATTGAGCGCATAGAAAAAGAGCAAGAAAAAATCAAGAAAGAACAGCTTGAATTAAGAAAACGCAAGGAAAAAGAAGAACAAGAAAAGATAAATAAATTCAATCAAGATGCCGAAAAGCAACAAGAAGATAGTTTATCGCAAGAATTAGAATTAATAGAACAACAAGAGAAAGAAGCAATTCAATCTCATAAAGTAAATCCAAACGAAGCGTTTCATCAAGAATTTAAAATTAATCAACCAAAAGAAGAAGAAATAATCGAAGAAACTCCACTTAATATTACAGAATTAGTGGTTGAAGATTTGGCTGATGAGGAGGAAGAATATGATCAAGTAGATTTTTTATCAATTAATGATGAACAAAATTTCGAAACAGAAATTCAACCTGCTCAACCAACTCAAAATTCTTCTGAAAATGGATTAGAATTAAAAGTTCAACATGTTGATGAGGAAGAAGAATTTGAAGCGGCTTCTGCTCGATTGGTGCAAGAACAAGGTGAATACAATCAACGTTTAGATTTGCCAAATTATCAATTTCCTCCTATTTCATTATTGAAAAAATATGACAACGGAAATACGTTAATTGATCAAAAAGAATTAGAAACGAACAAAAATAGAATTGTCGAAACCTTAGGAAACTACGGAATCGGAATCGATGAAATTTCAGCAACAATCGGTCCTACAGTTACATTATACGAAATTGTACCAAAAGCTGGAGTTCGTATTTCTAAAATCAAAAATCTTGAGGATGATATTGCCTTAAGTTTGGCAGCGCTTGGTATTCGTATTATTGCGCCGATTCCTGGAAAAGGAACAATTGGTATCGAGGTTCCAAATTCTAATCCTTCAATGGTTTCTATGCATTCGGTTATTGCTTCACAAAAGTTCCAAAATGCTGATATGGAATTGCCAATTGCTTTCGGGAAAACAATTACGAATGAAACCTTTGTTGCCGATTTAGCGAAAATGCCTCACTTGTTGATGGCTGGTGCAACTGGACAAGGTAAATCGGTTGGTTTGAATGCAATTATTGCTTCATTAATCT of Empedobacter falsenii contains these proteins:
- a CDS encoding FtsK/SpoIIIE family DNA translocase — its product is MAIKNTQEAPKTPKKQIVKTIIGILFLVIGLLLLASFISYFFNGFMDQSQISDLLDKSQTAENIFGKFGALLGETFILQGIGIVSFFVPVFFILLGIKVATNWKKIKPFTTLYQSIFFMIWLPIFFGCILPTQHMLSGVMGFEINDFLNSFIGKWGVILLLFVSLLIYCVIHFRMTYQSIQEKMEERAKQKEIERIEKEQEKIKKEQLELRKRKEKEEQEKINKFNQDAEKQQEDSLSQELELIEQQEKEAIQSHKVNPNEAFHQEFKINQPKEEEIIEETPLNITELVVEDLADEEEEYDQVDFLSINDEQNFETEIQPAQPTQNSSENGLELKVQHVDEEEEFEAASARLVQEQGEYNQRLDLPNYQFPPISLLKKYDNGNTLIDQKELETNKNRIVETLGNYGIGIDEISATIGPTVTLYEIVPKAGVRISKIKNLEDDIALSLAALGIRIIAPIPGKGTIGIEVPNSNPSMVSMHSVIASQKFQNADMELPIAFGKTITNETFVADLAKMPHLLMAGATGQGKSVGLNAIIASLIYKKHPSELKFVMVDPKKVELTLYSKIERHYLAKLPDSEEAIITDNTKVINTLNSLCIEMDDRYELLKNAFVRNIKEYNAKFKQRKLNPEVGHRFLPYIVLIVDEFADLIMTAGKEVELPIARLAQLARAVGIHLIVATQRPSVNVITGTIKANFPGRVAFRVTSKIDSRTILDSQGADQLIGKGDMLYTTGNELIRLQCAFVDTPEVDKITEFIGEQRGYPDAMHLPEYVGEEGGSNLDIDLSDRDVLFEDAARLIVMNQQGSASLLQRKLKLGYNRAGRLIDQLEAAGIVGPFEGSKARQVLIQDDMSLEQLLNNLN